A genomic stretch from Mya arenaria isolate MELC-2E11 chromosome 10, ASM2691426v1 includes:
- the LOC128204150 gene encoding uncharacterized protein LOC128204150, with product MMMKVALILSAVVVAATATPFLQLGDDETLGDVDVEISVRGGQKTLTYRTPTGNVLDVTHVLKSEGVIVNIPGDQEVCNVRPLQKTSDDEDEDEDRSTCKEREPMTDEAVPPRITEICRGKAVFAEKYSPCKSRARRGFSCRPTCRSCNGGICCGVECTWTF from the exons ATGATGATGAAGGTCGCGCTGATTCTGTCTGCTGTCGTTGTTGCGGCAACTGCAACG cCGTTCCTCCAACTGGGTGATGACGAAACCTTGGGTGACGTCGACGTCGAAATCTCCGTCAGAGGAGGGCAAAAGACGTTAACGTACAGAACTCCAACCGGCAACGTTCTTGACGTCACCCACGTTTTAAAAAGCGAG GGTGTCATCGTCAATATTCCCGGAGATCAGGAAGTGTGCAACGTCAGACCACTTCAGAAG ACCAGCGATGACGAAGACGAAGACGAAGATAGATCGACCTGCAAAGAACGAGAACCGATGACCGATGAAGCTGTGCCACCGAGGATTACCGAGATTTGCCGAGGAAAGGCGGTGTTTGCCGAGAAATACTCGCCTT GTAAGTCCAGAGCTCGTCGAGGCTTTAGCTGCAGGCCAACTTGCCGCAGCTGTAATGGAGGCATATGCTGTGGAGTCGAATGTACATGGACTTTCTAA